The following proteins are co-located in the Manihot esculenta cultivar AM560-2 chromosome 9, M.esculenta_v8, whole genome shotgun sequence genome:
- the LOC110623750 gene encoding uncharacterized protein LOC110623750, with translation MDFDFRKKRVQVFIFIVGIVALSITAEKCRELVGEDSSSQSGKFTIFNCFDMSSGTLACTVKEGVKLYFYNIRSAHVEKARNLAIERTLLDALGQGLSAKDAAKQAQKEGAKAAKLATRQAKRIIGPIISSGWDFFEALYYGGTMTEGFLRGTGTLFGAYAGGFVGEASLGRFGYLVGSHLGSWVGGRMGLMVYDVVNGVHLLLKIYEGVSEIHENYEKIEASEDSNVYETTAYTRSEDYSVYETNSEASEDPNLYDSPPSENSEFR, from the exons ATGGATTTCGATTTCCGAAAGAAGCGGGTTCAAGTTTTCATATTTATCGTTGGAATCGTTGCTCTCAGTATCACCG CTGAAAAATGTCGGGAACTGGTTGGAGAAGACTCTTCGTCCCAGAGTGGAAAGTTTACCATCTTTAACTGTTTTGACATGAGCAGTGGGACCTTGGCATGCACAGTGAAGGAAGGTGTGAAGCTGTATTTCTACAACATTAGGTCTGCTCATGTTGAGAAGGCGAGGAATCTTGCAATTGAGCGTACATTACTTGATGCGTTGGGACAGGGACTATCTGCAAAAGATGCAGCAAAACAAGCACAAAAAGAAGGGGCAAAGGCTGCAAAATTGGCAACCCGTCAAGCAAAACGCATTATAGGTCCTATTATTTCTTCGGGCTGGGACTTTTTTGAAGCTCTCTATTATGGCGGTACCATGACAGAAGGATTCCTAAGGGGCACCGGAACGTTGTTTGGTGCCTACGCCGGAGGGTTCGTTGGTGAGGCAAGCCTCGGGCGCTTTGGCTATCTGGTTGGAAGTCATCTGGGAAGTTGGGTTGGAGGCAGGATGGGATTGATGGTATATGATGTGGTGAATGGAGTGCATTTGTTGCTTAAAATTTACGAAGGGGTTAGTGAAATTCATgagaattatgaaaaaattgaaGCTTCTGAGGATTCCAATGTGTATGAAACTACTGCATACACGAGGTCAGAAGACTACAGTGTGTATGAAACAAACTCTGAGGCATCTGAAGACCCCAATTTGTATGATTCTCCTCCCTCTGAAAATTCTGAATTTaggtga